Proteins from one Peromyscus eremicus chromosome 8a, PerEre_H2_v1, whole genome shotgun sequence genomic window:
- the Srrm2 gene encoding serine/arginine repetitive matrix protein 2 isoform X2, with protein MYNGIGLPTPRGSGTNGYVQRNLSLVRGRRGERPDYKGEEELRRLEAALVKRPNPDILDHERKRRVELRCLELEEMMEEQGYEEQQIQEKVATFRLMLLEKDVNPGGKEETPGQRPMVTETHQLAELNEKKNERLRAAFGISDSYVDGSSFDPQRRAREAKQAAPEPPKPYSLVRETSSSRSPTPKQKKKKKKKDRGRSESSSPRRERKKSSKKKKHRSESESKKRKHRSPTPKSKRKSKDKKRKRSRSTTPAPKSRRAHRSTSADSASSSDTSRSRSRSAAAKSHTTALTGQSPPLASGHQGEGDAPSSEPGATNIQQPSSPDASTKQSSSPYEDKDKKEKSAVRPSPSPERSSTGPELPAPTPLLVEQHDDSPRPLAAIPSSQEPVNPSSEASPTRGCSPTKSPEKPPQSSSSESCPPSPQPTKVSRHASSSPESLKPTPAPGGRREISSSPTSKNRSHGRAKRDKSHSHTPSHRTGRSRSPATKRGRSRSRTPTKRGHSRSRSPQWRRSRSAQRWGKSRSPQRRGRSRSPQRPGWSRSRNTQRRGRSRSARRGRSHSRSPATRGRSRSRTPVRRGRSRSRTPARRRSRSRTPARRRSRSRTPARRGRSRSRTPARRRSRTRSPVRRRSRSRSPARRSGRSRSRTPARRGGRSRSRTPARRGRSRSRTPARRGGRSRSRTPARRGGRSRSRTPARRRSRSRSLIRRGRSHSRTPQRRGRSGSSSERKNKSRASQRRSRSNSSPEVKKSHISSRRSRSLSSPRSKAKLRRSLSGSSPCPKQKSQTPPRRSRSGSSPPKQTSKTPPRRSHSSPSPQPKVKSGTPPRLGSVANTQVDEHSATPQRQSRSESSPDGEVKSRTPSRQSCSGSSPRVKSSTPPRQSPSRSSSPQPKIKTVISPRRSRSGSSSPSPTRVTSRTPQRQSRSVSPCCDVDSRLLPRHSRSRSSSPDAKMELETPLRHSHSGSTSPYPKGMLQTPPEQNLSASKSPCPQEKSKDSPTESSGTFSLCPGVTLSTLPGESGFGSSFVQQKGQSQTWPDPRSNTSSPEVRQTHLESPSLQNKSQTSPKGSLSRSSSPVTELTLRSPVKQDKSELSTDPKVKSAMSPEQSKTKPDSNLFPSIESKSLLVQSRLEPSELKEKQGLIQEDVVASSLSRDKFSPIQDRPESSTVLKDTPRVLSKERSGAGSPPGTRDQSSSLPNSCQDELMEVEKSEQTFSQVLPSSSPEHKEIPGSNIESSPEIERPAVLSALDQSQAQLSSKAAEIPAVTSCWSGPQISPEHKELSHSPPGENSFESSLEFRNSGPISEVNAGFSPEVKEELNGPFLNQTETDPSLDMKEQSTRSSRRSSSELSPEVVEKVGIFSNQSMSSPVLETVHRTPSRERSSSASSPELKDGLPRTPSRRSRSGSSPGLRDGSGTPSRHSLSGSSPGIKDTPQTPSRGRSECDSSPEPKVLPQTPRARSHSPSSPELNNKSVTPQRERSGSESSVEQKTLARTSPGQRSRSGSSQELDGKPSTSPQERSESDSSPDSKPKTRTPLRQRSRSGSSPEVDSKSRPSPRLSRSGSSPEMKDKPRALQRAQSGTDSSPEHKIPAPRVLPRRSRSGSSSKDRGPSPEGSSSSESSPEHPPKSRTARRDSRSSMEPKTKSRTPPRRRSSRSSPELTRKARVSRRSRSASSSPETRSRTPPRRRRSPSVSSPEPTEKSRSSRRRRSASSPRTKTTSRRGRSPSPKPRGLQRSRSRSRREKTRTTRRRDRSGSSQSTSRRRQRSRSRSRVTRRRRGGSGYHSRSPTRQESSRTSSRRRRGRSRTPLTSRKRSRSRTSPAPWKRSRSRASPATHRRSRSRTPLISRRRSRSRTSPVSRRRSRSVNRRRSRSRASPVSRRRSRSRTPPVTRRRSRSRTPTTRRRSRSRTPPVTRRRSRSRTPPVTRRRSRSRTSPITRRRSRSRTSPVTRRRSRSRTSPVTRRRSRSRTSPVTRRRSRSRTPPAIRRRSRSRTPLLPRKRSRSRSPLAIRRRSRSRTPRATRGKRSLTRSPPAIRRRSASGSSSDRSRSATPPATRNHSGSRTPPVALSSSRMSCFSRPSMSPTPLDRCRSPGMLEPLGSARTPMSVLQQTGGSMMDGPGPRIPDHPRTSVPENHAQSRIALALTAISLGTARPPPSMSAAGLAARMSQVPAPVPLMSLRTAPAANLASRIPAASAAAMNLASARTSAIPTSVNLADSRTPSAAAAMNLASPRTAVAPSAVNLADPRAPAATAVNLAGARTPAALAALSLTGSGTPATAANYPSSSRTPQAPTPANLVGPRSAHGTAPVNIAGSRTPAALAPANLSSARMAPALSGANLTSPRVPLSAYERVSGRTSPLLLDRARSRTPPSAPSQSRMTSERAPSPASRMVQAPSQSLLPPAQDRPRSPVPSAFSDQSRSVAQTTPVAGSQSISSGTIVKSTSSASDHNGMLSGPAPGVSHAEGGEPPASTGAQQPSALAALQPAKERRSSSSSSSSSSSSSSSSSSSSSSSSSGSSSSDSEGSSLPAQPEVALKRVPSPAPAPKEAVREGRPQEPTPAKRKRRSSSSSSSSSSSSSSSSSSSSSSSSSSSSSSSSSSSSSSSSSSPSPAKPGPQALPKPASPKKPPPGERRSRSPRKPIDSLRDSRSLSYSPVERHQPSPQPSPRDQQSSERVSWRGQRGDSRSPGHKRRKETPSPRPNRHRSSRSP; from the exons ATGTACAACGGGATCGGGCTGCCGACGCCCCGGGGCAGCGGCACCAACGGCTACGTCCAGCGCAACCTGTCCCTGGTGCGGGGCCGCCGTGGTGAGCGGCCTGACTACAAGGGAGAGGAGGAACTGCGGCGCCTGGAGGCTGCCCTGGTGAAGCGTCCTAATCCTGACATCCTGGACCACGAGCGCAAGCGGCGCGTGGAGCTGCGATGCCTCGAGCTGGAGGAGATGATGGAAGAGCAGGG GTACGAAGAACAGCAGATTCAGGAGAAAGTGGCGACCTTTCGACtcatgttgctggagaaggatGTGAACCCTGGGGGCAAGGAAGAAACCCCAGGGCAGAGGCCAAT GGTAACTGAGACCCATCAGTTGGCAGAACTGAATGAGAAGAAGAATGAGCGACTCCGTGCTGCCTTTGGCATCAGTGATTCCTATGTGGATGGCAGTTCTTTTGATCCCCAGAGACGAGCTCGAGAAGCTAAACAAGCAGCTCCTGAGCCTCCCAAACCATACAG CCTTGTCCGAGAGACAAGCAGTTCTCGATCACCAACTCCaaagcaaaagaagaagaaaaagaagaaagatagagGACG GTCCGAGAGCAGTTCTCCTCGAcgagagaggaagaagagctcaaagaagaagaaacacag GTCAGAATCTGAATCCAAGAAACGGAAACACAG GTCTCCTACTCCAAAGAGCAAACGTAAATCAAAGGACAAGAAGAGGAAGCG GTCTCGAAGTACAACACCAGCACCTAAGAGCCGCCGAGCCCATCGGTCAACTTCTGctgactctgcttcttcctctgatACTTCTCGTAGTCG GTCTCGAAGTGCTGCTGCTAAAAGTCATACAACAGCCTTGACTGGGCAAAGTCCTCCCCTTGCTTCAGGGCATCAAGGGGAGGGAGATGCACCTTCTAGTGAACCAGGTGCCACCAACATACAGCAGCCTAGTAGCCCAGACGCTTCTACAAAGCAGTCTAGCAGTCCGTATGAAGACAAAGATAAGAAGGAG AAATCTGCAGTTCGACCTAGTCCCTCTCCGGAAAGGAGCAGCACAGGGCCAGAATTACCTGCCCCTACTCCGCTCCTTGTTGAGCAACATGACGACTCCCCACGACCCCTTGCAGCAATCCCGTCCAGTCAGGAGCCAGTTAACCCCTCATCTGAGGCTTCCCCAACCCGGGGCTGTTCACCAACTAAGTCTCCTGAGAAACCTCCCCAGTCATCTTCCTCAGAGAGCTGCCCACCATCCCCCCAGCCTACCAAAGTTTCTCGGCATGCCAGCTCCTCTCCTGAAAGTCTTAAACCCACACCAGCTCCTGGGGGCCGCCGAGAGATTTCTTCTTCGCCCACATCTAAGAATCGTTCACATGGCCGAGCAAAGCGGGATAAATCTCATTCTCATACTCCATCTCATAGAACAGGGAGATCCCGTAGTCCTGCCACTAAGAGGGGACGATCTCGATCTAGAACCCCCACCAAGAGAGGTCATTCTAGGTCCCGGTCCCCTCAGTGGCGTAGGTCACGGTCTGCACAGAGGTGGGGAAAATCTAGAAGTCCCCAGAGGCGTGGCCGGTCTAGATCTCCTCAGAGGCCAGGGTGGTCCAGGAGTAGAAATACCCAGAGAAGAGGCAGGTCTAGGTCAGCAAGGCGAGGCAGGTCACACTCTAGATCTCCAGCGACTAGGGGCAGATCCCGTTCTAGAACACCAGTTAGAAGGGGTAGATCACGATCCAGAACACCTGCCAGGCGTAGATCACGATCCAGAACACCTGCCAGGCGTAGGTCTCGGTCTAGAACACCAGCTCGCAGGGGCAGGTCTCGATCAAGAACACCTGCTAGGCGCAGATCTAGGACCCGCTCACCAGTTCGAAGGAGGTCTCGAAGTAGATCCCCAGCTAGGAGAAGTGGCAGGTCACGGTCTAGAACACCAGCCAGGAGAGGTGGCAGGTCACGGTCTAGAACACCAGCCAGGAGAGGGAGGTCACGGTCTAGAACACCAGCCAGGAGAGGTGGCAGGTCACGGTCTAGAACACCAGCCAGGAGAGGTGGCAGGTCACGGTCTAGAACACCAGCACGACGAAGATCTCGTAGCAGAAGTCTAATTAGACGTGGAAGATCTCACTCTAGAACACCACAAAGAAGAGGACGATCTGGctcatcatcagagaggaagaacaaatcTAGAGCATCTCAGAGGAGGAGCAGATCCAACTCAAGCCCAGAAGTGAAAAAATCTCATATTTCCTCAAGACGGAGCAGGTCTCTTTCTTCACCAAGATCCAAAGCAAAATTGAGGCGAAGCCTTTCAGGTTCTTCTCCGTGTCCTAAACAAAAGTCACAGACACCACCAAGGCGAAGCCGTTCTGGTTCTTCACCACCTAAACAGACGTCAAAAACTCCACCAAGACGCAGTCATTCAagtccatctcctcagcccaaagTAAAATCTGGAACACCACCAAGATTAGGGTCTGTAGCAAACACACAGGTTGATGAACACTCTGCAACACCACAAAGACAGAGCCGTTCTGAATCATCACCTGATGGTGAGGTGAAATCGAGGACCCCATCAAGACAGAGCTGCTCTGGGTCTTCTCCTCGAGTGAAATCTAGCACACCTCCAAGACAGAGCCCATCTAGGTCGTCGTCTCCACAACCCAAAATAAAGACGGTAATATCACCAAGACGAAGCCGTTCTGGCTCCTCTTCTCCAAGTCCTACTAGAGTGACATCTAGAACACCTCAGAGGCAAAGCAGATCAGTATCTCCCTGCTGCGATGTAGATTCTAGATTGTTGCCAAGACATAGCCGTTCTAGATCCTCCTCACCAGATGCTAAAATGGAACTAGAAACACCGCTTAGACACAGTCACTCTGGGTCTACATCACCATACCCAAAAGGCATGCTCCAGACTCCTCCAGAGCAAAATCTCTCTGCATCAAAGTCACCCTGTCCCCAGGAGAAGTCTAAGGATTCACCAACAGAAAGCTCTGGAACCTTTTCTCTTTGTCCAGGTGTAACACTTAGTACATTACCAGGAGAGAGTGGTTTTGGCTCCTCATTTGTGCAGCAGAAAGGACAATCTCAAACTTGGCCAGATCCCAGGTCTAATACTTCAAGTCCAGAAGTGAGGCAGACTCACTTGGAATCTCCATCACTGCAGAACAAATCTCAAACATCTCCAAAGGGTAGCCTGTCCAGATCTTCATCTCCAGTCACTGAGCTGACACTCAGATCACCAGTAAAACAAGATAAAAGTGAATTATCAACAGATCCAAAGGTGAAATCGGCAATGTCTCCTGAGCAGAGTAAGACTAAACCTGACTCTAACCTATTTCCTTCAATAGAGTCTAAATCTCTTTTGGTACAGAGCAGATTGGAGCCTTCTGAATTAAAAGAGAAACAAGGTTTAATTCAAGAGGATGTTGTTGCATCATCTTTATCAAGAGACAAATTTAGTCCTATACAGGATAGGCCTGAATCCTCTACAGTACTGAAAGATACACCTCGAGTACTATCAAAGGAAAGAAGTGGAGCTGGGTCACCTCCAGGCACAAGAGACCAAAGTAGTTCATTACCTAATTCATGCCAAGATGAATTAATGGAAGTAGAAAAATCTGAGCAGACTTTTAGCCAGGTACTACCCAGTTCATCTCCAGAACATAAAGAAATACCTGGAAGTAACATTGAATCATCTCCTGAAATAGAAAGGCCTGCTGTATTGTCTGCTCTTGACCAAAGCCAGGCACAGCTCTCTTCAAAAGCAGCAGAAATCCCTGCAGTGACTTCATGTTGGAGTGGGCCACAAATTTCTCCAGAACATAAAGAACTATCTCATTCTCCCCCTGGGGAGAATAGCTTTGAGTCATCTTTAGAGTTTAGAAACTCAGGCCCCATTTCAGAAGTAAATGCTGGATTTTCTCCTGAAGTTAAAGAAGAATTGAATGGGCCATTCCTTAATCAAACGGAGACGGATCCATCTCTGGACATGAAAGAACAGTCAACAAGGTCCTCCAGGCGCAGTAGTTCTGAGTTATCCCCAGAAGTAGTGGAAAAGGTAGGAATATTTTCAAATCAGAGTATGTCTTCTCCTGTACTTGAGACTGTACACAGAACACCTTCAAGAGAAAGGAGTAGTTCTGCATCTTCTCCTGAACTGAAAGATGGTTTACCCAGAACCCCATCTAGGAGAAGCCGGTCTGGGTCTTCTCCAGGACTTAGAGATGGGTCTGGGACTCCTTCTAGGCATAGCCTATCTGGGTCATCTCCTGGGATCAAAGATACACCTCAGACTCCATCCCGGGGACGAAGTGAATGTGACTCTTCCCCTGAACCAAAAGTGTTGCCTCAGACTCCAAGAGCACGAAGTCATTCTCCATCATCCCCGGAGCTCAACAACAAGAGTGTGACCCCTCAGAGAGAAAGAAGTGGGTCAGAATCATCAGTAGAACAGAAAACTCTGGCTAGAACCTCTCCTGGGCAAAGAAGTCGATCTGGGTCTTCCCAAGAGCTTGATGGGAAACCTAGCACATCCCCTCAGGAAAGAAGTGAATCGGACTCTTCTCCAGATTCTAAGCCCAAGACACGAACCCCTCTTAGACAGAGGAGTCGCTCTGGATCATCTCCAGAGGTTGACAGCAAGTCTCGACCCTCACCCCGGCTCAGTAGGTCTGGCTCATCTCCTGAAATGAAAGATAAGCCAAGAGCGCTACAGAGAGCTCAGAGCGGTACTGATTCTTCTCCTGAACACAAAATACCTGCCCCTCGGGTGCTGCCAAGACGTAGTAGATCAGGTTCGTCGAGCAAAGACAGGGGCCCTTCACCTGAAGGAAGCAGTAGTTCTGAATCTTCTCCAGAACACCCACCCAAATCCAGAACCGCTCGAAGAGACTCCAGGTCCTCAATGGAGCCAAAGACAAAGTCTCGCACACCACCTCGACGGCGGAGTTCTCGTTCATCTCCTGAGCTAACCAGGAAGGCTAGAGTCTCTCGTAGAAGCcgctctgcctcctcctcaccAGAAACTCGCTCCAGAACTCCACCAAGACGTCGAAGAAGTCCTTCAGTATCTTCACCAGAGCCAACTGAAAAGTCAAGGTCTTCACGGAGGCGGCGCTCAGCTTCATCACCCCGTACCAAGACAACTTCAAGGAGAGGCCGATCTCCTTCACCAAAACCTCGTGGACTCCAAAGATCCCGATCCCGCTCACGTAGAGAGAAAACCAGAACAACCCGACGACGAGATAGGTCTGGATCATCACAGTCAACATCACGAAGAAGACAGAGGAGCCGGTCTAGGTCTCGGGTCACTCGAAGACGGAGGGGTGGCTCTGGTTACCATTCAAGATCGCCTACCAGACAGGAGAGTTCCCGAACATCATCTCGACGCAGAAGAGGCCGGTCTCGTACACCCTTGACCAGTCGGAAGCGATCTCGATCACGAACATCACCAGCTCCATGGAAGCGCTCTAGATCTCGAGCCTCACCAGCTACTCATAGGCGATCAAGGTCCAGAACACCCCTTATCAGCCGACGCAGGTCCAGATCTCGGACCTCACCTGTGAGTAGGAGAAGGTCAAGGTCAGTGAATAGGCGCAGATCTCGATCAAGAGCATCCCCAGTGAGTCGAAGGCGATCCAGGTCCAGAACACCACCAGTAACTCGACGTCGTTCAAGGTCCAGAACACCAACAACACGCCGTCGCTCTCGTTCTAGGACTCCTCCAGTGACTCGAAGAAGGTCCAGATCTAGGACTCCACCAGTAACCAGGAGGCGATCTCGAAGCAGAACTTCACCAATTACTCGAAGaagatcaagatccaggacatcCCCAGTCACTCGGAGAAGATCTCGATCTCGTACATCTCCAGTTACCCGGAGGCGTTCCCGATCTCGAACCTCTCCAGTGACACGCCGCCGCTCCAGGTCCCGAACTCCTCCAGCTATTCGGAGACGCTCTAGGTCCCGGACACCACTGTTGCCACGCAAGCGCTCGCGAAGTCGCTCACCACTTGCTATCCGTCGCCGTTCTAGGTCTCGTACTCCTAGAGCAACTCGAGGCAAGCGGTCTCTAACAAGATCTCCTCCAGCCATCCGTAGGCGGTCTGCATCTGGAAGTAGTTCTGATCGGTCGCgttctgccactcctccagcaACAAGGAATCATTCTGGATCTCGTACACCTCCTGTAGCACTCAGTAGCTCTAGAATGAGCTGCTTCAGTCGTCCTAGCATGTCACCAACTCCTCTTGACCGATGTAGATCACCTGGAATGCTTGAACCCCTTGGCAGCGCTAGAACACCCATGTCTGTCCTACAGCAAACTGGTGGCTCAATGATGGATGGTCCAGGTCCCCGAATTCCTGATCACCCAAGAACATCTGTTCCAGAAAACCATGCTCAGTCTCGAATTGCACTTGCTCTGACAGCCATCAGTCTTGGCACTGCCCGGCCACCTCCATCTATGTCTGCTGCTGGCCTCGCAGCAAGAATGTCCCAGGTTCCAGCTCCTGTACCTCTAATGAGCCTCAGAACAGCCCCAGCTGCCAACCTTGCCAGCAGGATTCCAGCAGCATCTGCAGCAGCCATGAACCTTGCCAGTGCCAGGACATCTGCTATTCCAACATCAGTGAACCTTGCTGACTCAAGAACACCATCTGCAGCAGCAGCCATGAACTTAGCCAGCCCTAGAACAGCAGTGGCTCCTTCAGCTGTTAACCTTGCTGATCCTCGAGCCCCTGCAGCCACAGCTGTGAACCTAGCAGGAGCTAGAACACCAGCTGCGTTGGCAGCTTTGAGTCTCACAGGCTCTGGGACACCCGCAACTGCTGCAAATTATCCCTCCAGTTCCAGAACACCCCAGGCTCCTACTCCCGCAAACCTGGTGGGTCCTCGATCTGCACATGGCACAGCTCCTGTGAATATTGCTGGCTCTAGAACCCCTGCAGCTTTGGCTCCCGCTAATCTCTCCAGTGCCAGGATGGCCCCAGCATTGTCTGGTGCAAATCTCACCAGTCCCAGGGTGCCCCTTTCTGCTTATGAGCGTGTCAGTGGCAGAACCTCACCTTTATTGCTTGACCGAGCTAGGTCCAGAACACCACCATCTGCCCCAAGTCAGTCTAGAATGACCTCTGAGCGGGCTCCTTCTCCTGCTTCAAGAATGGTCCAGGCTCCTTCACAATCTCTTCTCCCTCCAGCACAGGATAGGCCTCGGTCCCCTGTGCCATCTGCTTTTTCAGACCAATCTCGTTCAGTTGCCCAGACCACTCCTGTAGCAGGGTCTCAGTCCATTTCATCTGGGACTATAGTAAAGTCCACATCCTCTGCTAGTGACCACAATGGCATGCTTTCTGGCCCTGCCCCTGGGGTGTCCCATGCTGAAGGTGGGGAACCGCCAGCCTCTACTGGGGCCCAGCAGCCTTCTGCATTGGCTGCTCTGCAACCAGCAAAGGAACGTCGGAGCTCTTCCTCTTCATCATCATCCTCTAgctcatcatcatcttcatcctcctcctcctcctcctcttcttcctctggctCCAGTTCTAGCGACTCTGAGGGCTCCAGCCTTCCTGCTCAACCTGAGGTGGCCCTGAAAAG GGtccccagccctgccccagcCCCAAAGGAGGCTGTTCGAGAAGGACGCCCTCAGGAGCCAACCCCAGCCAAACGGAAGAGGCGCTCTAGCAGCTCCAgttccagctcctcctcctcctcctcttcctcttcttcctcttcctcctcttcttcctcctcttcctcttcctcttcttcctcctcctcctcctcttcatcttcctcctcctccccctcccctgctaAGCCTGGCCCTCAGGCCTTACCCAAACCTGCAAGCCCCAAGAAGCCACCCCCTGGCGAGAGGAG GTCACGCAGCCCTCGAAAGCCAATAGACTCCCTTCGGGATTCCCGATCCCTCAGTTACTCACCTGTGGAGCGTCACCAGCCCTCGCCCCAGCCTTCACCAAGGGATCAACAGAG CAGTGAGCGGGTTTCCTGGAGAGGCCAACGTGGGGACAGCCGTTCTCCTGGGCATAAGCGCAGGAAGGAGACACCCAGTCCCCGACCTAATCGCCACCGCTCCTCCAG GTCTCCATAA